The region atcgccagattcctgccaatacacagccctagatTCAGGTGCATATTAACTGTATCTTACCACGATAAAGTAGTCGTTTAGCTGGAGGCCGTACAGCACCCAGGAGGTTGAAGTGAAGAAGGTGGCTACAGTCAGAGGGAAGGACAAGCACTTCACGTCGCCACTACGCACTATCGCTACCTGAAAGGGAGGAGAGCATCAATCAGTTAACAAACAAAaactttaaagctgctttaattATAGTAAGACACAAAAACTGGTGCATGTGGCACAATTACTGAAACCACTAACTAATGTATCTATTAACCAGGTATGCTAAACCATCAGCACATTGTCTGCTTCACACTAAGTTTGAAATTCTAAAACATACTTTTTGCAAACATGGTTATCTACATTCCACACATCATTCAAAACtaaaagcctgtgtgtgttgCTAAACAAGTCCaacagatgtgacgtcatgtccACTCGcaaatgcctttattttcagctccacgtcagggctaacagtgtgcaaccatagcctACATTCGGTTAGAAGTGGAGTCCGCTAatgccaacaaacgaccagcccccaccacaactcagactccaacacaaactccacagaagcacaaaaaaacaaagttatatctagcgGAGCCCGTCttacaaaacaggaatgtgaccgacgtcgggggggaaaactaggatcagcatCGGCCGGCCATTCGATTCATGAACCGAacgctttgtttgtttttgggtatcaaaacggaCCTCCAGCTGccaaaattcctattggacagtTTAAgccaacattactgccaagcatgtgaaatatatagtgatgttatgattttagctggctaatgttgctaacgttaatcaccacaatgcctgtcaatcactttcagtcttgtgtgtgccGCCTcgctgttttgaccgatgctcgctcgtgtctacgtagtgcgagcacaagtgcgagcaacaggacgttgactgtcattgacttaacggtcaaaggtgtcactgttaacaagcaatttctgattcttccaCCTAGCCCCTTTAATACAAGCAGCATTAAGATGCCAGATGGAACAGCTCCGGAAATCCTCTTTCCCACACACACTTCCAGTGTTGGAATTGGGGGGGGGGCTATGTCCGACAATTCCTGTAACTTTTCCAAAACCGACAATCCAACATTCACACCTACTTCACACAGGATTCGTAAGGTGTGTGGATGGGGAAAAAGTACACTGGGTTTAAACTCCTCTCTCAAgctttcttttttcattctttacacATTACATTATGAATGCCTTCAAGGAGAAGACAGTATCTTAAAATGTGACGACTATTGCATCTTTAAACAATAAGCGCAAACATAGAATTATGTTAATTGTAAGGAGACAAACAGAACGTAACCAAGACAACAAtcagacagagacggagaaTAACAGGAAGACACAGATGAGGGAAAGAAAGGCAGGAAACTGACTGAGGGTCAGTCGGTGCGGCGAGgcagatggagagaaggagacaAACAGGATAGTAGGCAGATCGACAAGatgacacaaagagacaaaagcaaagagagagagaacacaggATTCATTCCTTCGCTGGTAAACAGCTGCACGTGCAGAGTTGACATGAGGCAGTGGAGATGCTTAGACGCTGAACTGAACAGATGTTGTCTGTGCAGAAGTTCAGTGAAGCATATGGTTATAAAAACAGACTGAATGTGCTGTTTACAGTTGTGTGTTGAAGTTAATATTGTGGAGTTTATATGAACTTGAACACATGTAGAAAACAGCTTTAACAGCTTTTAGTGCTTAGAAAGAACAGCCTGCCTAAAACCTTAATTTACAGGTTGCACAGCATGCATTTTTTACTACAGGGGTCTGTCGTTTTACAGGTGAAATTGCATTAACGAATTACTTTTTCCCCCATTGTAGATTCATTGTACAGTCCTGTGGTGcatatttcccttttttatcTTCTGATCTTACTGAGCATGAACAACACATTTCAGAGGTCtgcacttaaagctgcacttagAAATGCACACAGCTGTTTTTTCCTGCGTGGGCGGAAAAGCAGCCATGACAAGTTACCATGAATGACTGCTTACATATTGAGCAGAGCGATAAATCACTATTGCTTATCCTCTCTCAAAAGAATTACTGGGTGATAAATAACGATCAGAATTATTGTGATAAAAAAGCAAGATatctaaataaactaaatatcttaCAAAATAAGATATGAAACTAATTAGGGAACAATTACGATCTAAATCTTGCTTGATATTACCATGCCATGAACATCAGTTTGATGTACATCGGGGTTGTGACTAATATGCTTATGTACAATTGACTGATTcattaactgattaattgtgatattaaaacacagaaaagcatcaaatcttcATAATTGAAAGGCTGAAATCGGTGAATGTTGTGCGTGTTAGCTTTATAAATGACGAAGAAGTGTTGATAATTAAATTCTCTATTCATCACTTCTGCATGTCACTTTGATAATGTGCTTAttactgtattttaattaagtaaaaatacCAATTCCACAGTGTGGAAATActctaaaaagtaaaagtactgcattcTAATTTTATTTGCGTAAAAGCATAAAAGCataagcatcaaaatatacttaaagaacCAAAAGTACTCAtgatgcagaatggcccatttcagaataacgtatattattattactgtattataattattactgtattaatgttgcagctggtaaaggtggggctcattttaactactttttaTACTGTcaggtagcttgtgaatttccccCCCGGTGACCAAGAATGTTTTAACATTATCTttacctataataatacatcatcatcatgtatttgttgattatattttgtattatttatcttAATTTGCAAattaactagtaactaaagttgtcaaataaatgtagtggaataaaaagtacaatatttgcagtacttgagtaaatgtacttggtcattttccaccactgattagcAGATATTGTTAGATTATGGCTGCACAATCAACCGAATATTAATCGTGAtgacgattttggcttcccataATTTAATGaacatattgatgtttaaaatgtgtgctccgCTCAAAGAAAACTCTGCAGCATATCAATATTTTGTccttaaaatcaatgaataatcaggataaataatcgtgatctcaatgttgttcaaaataatcgtgattatcattttggccgtAATCCTGCAGCCTTATGTTAGATAGAAGATATTTTTTCATTCGGCTTTGTACATGCTgtctgtatgttgtgtttgtgtgtaatgaTATATGTGAACTGTACCAGGTCGGTGAGCGGGGACATGTACATGCTGACGGTGATCACGCTGCAGGTGAGACCGAGCTGGCTGAGCCGAGAGTCTCCCTCAGGAAGGAACGTGGTGAAGTAGAACCCGCCGCAGGCCAGAATCGTCCCTGCCGCTAGGGTCTGGCACATCACCaccctctgaaacacacacagacaaacacacatagagAGGTGATGAGACTGAGACAGATCCAACCCGGGTGGCCTCAGTGTGCACTTCCTCGCTGACCTTTTGTTTTGTGTAGTGCAGGTACACCATGATGTAGAGGACCTGGAGGATAGCTCCGATAACGTTGACTAGGACAATCGTCTGGTCTTTCTTCAGAAGCCCATAATACAACCAGCCCAGGTTACTATGGAAACAATAAGAGACGAGCATTTGATGTGCTGACCAGGACAGCaggacaacaatgctacagaactgatcatatacacacactcacttaaGACATGTGGTGAGGAAAGGGAGAAACTGGATGTTGTCTGCACTTTTGGATTCTCTCATCTTCTTCAGGTCGgtcctaaaaacacacacaaacacagagagagagactcaggGAGGCCAGGCTGTGTTCACATTGTTACACAAGAGAGGTGGAGACAGAATCTCACTTCTTACTGTGCTGTGAGAAATATAAGGATGTGAgagatgttttctttgaaaaaataaataacataaatccTGAGTTCATCCATTTCCCCCCGATCCTCAGAAACTACCGTACTtatgtggggagaaaaaaatcaatgtgcaaTATTAGCTGCAAAATATGTTGACC is a window of Sebastes umbrosus isolate fSebUmb1 chromosome 11, fSebUmb1.pri, whole genome shotgun sequence DNA encoding:
- the slc50a1 gene encoding sugar transporter SWEET1, with protein sequence MDVLQLLSWACIVFTVGMFSTGLTDLKKMRESKSADNIQFLPFLTTCLNNLGWLYYGLLKKDQTIVLVNVIGAILQVLYIMVYLHYTKQKRVVMCQTLAAGTILACGGFYFTTFLPEGDSRLSQLGLTCSVITVSMYMSPLTDLVAIVRSGDVKCLSFPLTVATFFTSTSWVLYGLQLNDYFIVVPNSPGIFTSLVRFYLFRRFASVNQSSPAYKSMQI